One window of Mesorhizobium loti R88b genomic DNA carries:
- a CDS encoding patatin-like phospholipase family protein, with translation MTKNGKAEEKKKINIALQGGGSHGAFSWGVLDRLLEDGRLEISAVSGTSAGAMNAVALADGYVRGGVEGARKKLDDFWRAVAAKGRFSPVQRMPWDVAWGNWSIENTPGYVVFDTMSRVFSPYVANPLGLNPLRDVVQQEIDFKNVRACKSMELFISATNVETGQLRVFSDGEIDLDTVMASACLPQLFRAVEIKGVPYWDGGYGGNPALFPFFKTAATEDVLLVQINPVVREGTPRSANEIQNRIDEITFNAGLLSEFRSIAFVKELIAAGRLPRGEYRDIRMHRIDADEAFKDLSASSKVNAEWAFLSYLRDLGRTAASDWLEENYEAVGKRATLDLSGELDDGYKPLRGPAPGRRVKEFLAARKNPEAERRRA, from the coding sequence ATGACCAAGAACGGTAAGGCGGAGGAAAAGAAGAAGATCAACATCGCGCTTCAGGGCGGCGGCTCGCACGGCGCTTTTTCCTGGGGCGTGCTCGACCGCCTGCTGGAGGACGGCAGGCTGGAGATATCGGCCGTCTCCGGCACCAGCGCCGGCGCCATGAACGCGGTGGCGCTGGCCGACGGATATGTGCGCGGCGGGGTCGAGGGTGCGCGCAAGAAGCTCGATGATTTCTGGCGTGCCGTGGCGGCGAAAGGCCGGTTCAGCCCGGTGCAGCGCATGCCGTGGGATGTTGCCTGGGGCAACTGGTCGATCGAGAACACGCCGGGCTACGTCGTCTTCGACACCATGTCGCGGGTGTTTTCGCCCTATGTCGCCAATCCGCTCGGCCTTAATCCGCTGCGCGACGTGGTGCAGCAGGAGATCGATTTCAAAAATGTCCGCGCTTGCAAGTCGATGGAACTGTTCATTTCGGCGACCAATGTCGAGACTGGACAGCTGCGGGTGTTTTCCGATGGCGAGATCGACCTCGACACGGTGATGGCCTCGGCCTGTCTGCCGCAACTGTTCCGCGCCGTCGAGATCAAGGGCGTGCCCTATTGGGATGGCGGCTATGGCGGCAATCCGGCGCTGTTCCCATTCTTCAAGACGGCGGCAACCGAGGACGTGCTGCTGGTGCAGATCAATCCGGTGGTGCGCGAAGGCACGCCGAGAAGCGCCAACGAGATACAGAACCGCATCGACGAGATCACCTTCAATGCCGGGCTGCTGAGCGAATTCCGCTCCATCGCCTTCGTCAAGGAACTGATCGCCGCCGGCCGCTTGCCGCGTGGCGAATATCGCGACATCCGCATGCACCGCATCGATGCCGACGAGGCGTTCAAGGACCTGTCGGCATCGTCCAAGGTCAATGCCGAATGGGCGTTCCTGAGCTATCTCAGAGATCTCGGCCGCACCGCTGCCAGCGACTGGTTGGAGGAGAATTACGAAGCTGTCGGCAAACGGGCCACGCTCGATCTCTCCGGTGAACTCGATGACGGCTACAAGCCGCTGCGCGGTCCAGCGCCCGGCCGCCGGGTGAAGGAGTTTCTTGCCGCTCGCAAGAACCCCGAAGCCGAACGCCGCCGGGCCTGA
- a CDS encoding efflux RND transporter permease subunit has translation MDIVKLAINNARLTISVLVFLLIAGWVAYQSTPKEAEPDVPIPMMYVSLIYQGISPEDSERLLLRPMESKLKSLKGLKEMRSAAFQGGGYVLVEFQPQTNLATALQDTRSKVQDGKADLPQAAEEPVVTEVNISEFPVLVVTLSGELPERVLAAAARELRDRIEEVPGVLEGSLQGSRDDLVEVVIDPMKLSSYGLQLDQLIGAVGASNSLVAAGNIEGSEGKYAVKVPSLIETPEDVAALPVVAGPNAVVQAKDIATIRSTFADATTITRLNGKPAIAIEVKKRIGANLIDTLTKVRAVSDGFVKTMPEGMHVTYTQDKSVFVNQLLGDLQNHVMIAVILVFIVILYALSGRASLLIGLAIPSSFLIGILLLAMMGYTINMIVLFSLILAVGMLVDDAIIVTEFAERRMSEGMPKQEAFALAAKRMAGPVIAATMTRIAAFSPLLFWPGIIGDFMKYMPITLIVTLSASMLYALVFAPTLGAIFAKAPEHHENDNRDGWYMAVVKQAVRFPITVLVLTVVLLAGIFVGYSKYGAGVEFFPSVEPDYGLLYVHARGNLSLAEMDTATKIAENRLLGWPGVKSVYTRVGKSDGGGQDVPEDVVGVIQYEFIDWRERKSANDILNDLRGVMAGIPGVDVEVRVPEAGPPTGKPIQIRLSAVDPKGLDEKARAVAARIAKVPGVIDISDGLPPPGVDWAIEVDRAKAAQYGISPTAVGTVVQLVTNGLKLSEYRPAGADKAVDIRLRLPEDRRTLSTLDELRVQTSQGSVPISNFVVRKAKPSVGILNRIDGARTVVVQANVAAGAQVAAVQQEVTQAVTDMNLGSGIRWKLAGSNEDSAEASAFLSKAFGAAIFLIFLVLLAQFNKFTSVWLVLSCVVMATIGVFLGLLITGETFGIVMSGIGVIALAGVVVNNNIVLIDTYDRLREEGWDKMEAVLQTCRERARPVVLTAVSAILGVLPIAFGLGLEIFHHETTINAPSTQWWISLSSAIVFGLSFATVLTLVVTPSMLMVFTRAKIKPGARRGLFSRLFRRGKGEISSDAPTVNAEPAIAFPKAAE, from the coding sequence ATGGATATCGTCAAACTCGCGATCAACAACGCCCGCCTGACCATCTCGGTCCTGGTCTTCCTGCTGATTGCAGGCTGGGTCGCCTATCAGTCGACGCCGAAGGAAGCGGAACCCGACGTTCCGATTCCGATGATGTATGTCAGCCTGATCTATCAAGGCATTTCGCCTGAAGATTCCGAGCGCCTTCTGCTGCGGCCGATGGAAAGCAAGCTGAAGAGCCTCAAAGGCCTCAAGGAAATGCGCTCGGCCGCCTTCCAGGGCGGCGGTTATGTGCTGGTCGAGTTCCAGCCGCAGACGAACCTGGCGACGGCGCTGCAGGACACGCGCTCCAAGGTGCAGGATGGCAAGGCCGACCTGCCGCAGGCGGCCGAGGAGCCTGTCGTCACCGAGGTCAACATTTCCGAATTCCCGGTGCTCGTCGTCACTCTGTCCGGCGAACTGCCCGAACGCGTGCTGGCCGCCGCGGCGCGCGAACTGCGCGACCGCATTGAGGAGGTGCCGGGCGTTCTCGAAGGTTCGCTGCAGGGCTCGCGCGACGATCTGGTCGAAGTTGTCATCGATCCGATGAAGCTGTCTTCCTACGGCTTGCAGCTCGATCAGCTGATCGGCGCCGTCGGCGCTTCCAACAGCCTTGTCGCCGCAGGCAACATCGAAGGCTCGGAAGGCAAATACGCCGTCAAGGTGCCATCACTGATCGAGACGCCGGAGGATGTGGCGGCGCTGCCGGTGGTGGCCGGCCCCAATGCCGTGGTGCAGGCCAAGGACATCGCGACGATCCGCTCGACCTTCGCCGACGCCACGACGATCACGCGCCTCAACGGCAAGCCGGCCATCGCCATCGAGGTCAAGAAGCGCATCGGCGCCAATCTGATCGACACGCTGACCAAGGTGCGGGCAGTGTCCGACGGCTTCGTCAAGACGATGCCCGAGGGGATGCACGTCACCTACACGCAGGACAAGTCGGTCTTCGTCAACCAGCTGCTTGGCGACCTGCAGAACCATGTGATGATCGCCGTCATCCTGGTGTTCATCGTCATCCTCTACGCGCTGTCCGGCCGTGCCTCGCTGCTTATTGGTCTCGCCATTCCGTCATCCTTCCTGATCGGAATATTGTTGCTGGCGATGATGGGCTACACGATCAACATGATCGTGCTGTTCAGCCTCATCCTGGCGGTCGGCATGTTGGTCGACGACGCCATCATCGTCACCGAATTCGCCGAACGGCGCATGAGCGAGGGCATGCCGAAGCAGGAAGCCTTCGCGCTCGCCGCCAAGCGCATGGCCGGTCCGGTCATCGCCGCGACGATGACGCGCATCGCGGCGTTTTCGCCGCTGCTGTTCTGGCCCGGCATCATCGGCGACTTCATGAAGTACATGCCGATCACGCTGATCGTGACGCTGTCTGCGTCGATGCTTTATGCGCTGGTCTTCGCGCCGACGCTGGGCGCGATCTTCGCCAAGGCACCGGAGCATCACGAGAATGACAATCGCGACGGCTGGTACATGGCCGTCGTCAAGCAGGCGGTGCGCTTCCCCATCACCGTGCTGGTGCTCACCGTCGTGCTGCTGGCCGGCATCTTCGTCGGCTATTCGAAATATGGCGCCGGCGTCGAGTTCTTCCCGAGCGTGGAGCCGGATTACGGCCTGCTCTATGTGCATGCCCGCGGCAACCTCTCGCTGGCCGAAATGGATACCGCGACCAAGATCGCCGAAAACCGGCTGCTCGGCTGGCCCGGCGTGAAGTCGGTCTATACCCGTGTCGGCAAGTCCGACGGCGGCGGGCAGGATGTGCCCGAAGACGTTGTCGGCGTTATCCAGTACGAATTCATCGACTGGCGCGAGCGCAAATCGGCGAACGATATCCTGAACGATCTGCGTGGCGTCATGGCCGGCATTCCCGGCGTCGATGTCGAGGTGCGCGTGCCGGAAGCCGGCCCGCCGACCGGCAAGCCGATCCAGATCAGGCTTTCGGCAGTCGATCCCAAGGGATTGGACGAGAAGGCGCGTGCGGTGGCAGCGCGCATCGCCAAGGTGCCCGGCGTCATCGATATCTCCGACGGCCTGCCGCCGCCCGGTGTCGACTGGGCGATCGAGGTCGACCGTGCCAAGGCAGCGCAATACGGCATCAGCCCGACCGCCGTCGGGACGGTGGTGCAACTCGTCACCAATGGTCTGAAGCTCTCGGAATACCGGCCTGCCGGCGCCGACAAGGCGGTCGACATTCGGCTGCGCCTGCCGGAGGACCGGCGTACGCTGTCGACGCTTGACGAACTCAGGGTGCAGACCTCGCAAGGATCGGTACCGATCTCGAACTTCGTCGTGCGTAAGGCGAAGCCGAGCGTCGGCATCCTCAACCGTATCGACGGTGCCCGCACCGTGGTGGTGCAGGCCAACGTTGCCGCCGGCGCCCAGGTGGCGGCCGTCCAGCAGGAGGTTACGCAGGCCGTCACCGACATGAATCTCGGCAGCGGCATCCGCTGGAAGCTCGCCGGCTCGAACGAGGACAGCGCCGAAGCCAGCGCCTTCCTCAGCAAGGCCTTCGGTGCGGCGATTTTCCTGATCTTCCTGGTGCTGCTGGCGCAGTTCAACAAGTTCACCAGTGTCTGGCTGGTGCTGTCCTGCGTGGTCATGGCGACGATCGGCGTCTTCCTCGGGCTGCTGATAACAGGCGAGACGTTCGGCATCGTCATGTCGGGCATCGGCGTCATCGCGCTGGCCGGCGTGGTGGTCAACAACAACATCGTGCTGATCGACACCTATGACCGACTGCGTGAAGAAGGCTGGGACAAGATGGAGGCTGTGCTGCAGACCTGCCGCGAGCGCGCGCGGCCGGTGGTGCTGACGGCGGTGTCGGCCATCCTCGGCGTGCTGCCGATCGCCTTCGGCCTTGGCCTGGAAATCTTCCATCACGAGACGACGATCAATGCGCCGTCGACGCAATGGTGGATTTCGCTGTCCTCGGCGATCGTCTTCGGCCTGTCCTTCGCCACCGTACTGACACTGGTGGTGACGCCATCGATGCTGATGGTGTTTACCCGCGCCAAGATCAAGCCCGGCGCGCGGCGCGGTCTGTTCAGCCGGCTGTTCCGGCGCGGCAAGGGCGAGATCTCGTCGGATGCGCCGACGGTGAACGCCGAACCGGCGATCGCCTTCCCGAAAGCCGCCGAATAG
- a CDS encoding N-formylglutamate amidohydrolase: MTRSTVFAPFDIVEGDRKRGTVLLADHARRDLPDDYGTLGMPSAEFDRHIAYDIGVEAVTRELAALLGVPAVIANFSRLLIDPNRGEDDPTLIRQLYDGTVVPGNYPMAPEERERRLDTFYRPYHDAVGAMIASVAQASGQAPFIFSVHSFTPVMQGIKRPWHVGILWDLDDRVARPLIDMLARDKNLVVGDNEPYDGALRGDTMFKHAIVNGYAHALIEIRQDLISDQKGAIAWAERLAPIVDAINRRPDIHVVKMFGSRTGPV; encoded by the coding sequence ATGACCCGATCCACAGTTTTCGCGCCTTTCGACATTGTCGAGGGCGACCGCAAGCGAGGCACCGTGCTTTTGGCCGATCATGCCCGCCGCGACCTGCCGGACGACTATGGCACCCTCGGCATGCCCTCGGCGGAGTTCGACCGCCACATCGCCTACGACATCGGCGTCGAAGCGGTGACGCGCGAACTGGCCGCCCTGCTCGGCGTGCCGGCGGTGATCGCCAATTTCTCGCGGCTGCTGATTGATCCCAATCGCGGCGAGGACGACCCGACGCTCATTCGCCAGCTCTATGATGGAACCGTCGTGCCGGGAAATTATCCGATGGCGCCCGAGGAGCGCGAAAGGCGGCTCGACACCTTCTACCGGCCCTACCACGACGCGGTCGGCGCCATGATTGCTTCCGTCGCGCAGGCTTCCGGACAGGCACCCTTCATCTTCTCAGTGCATTCCTTCACGCCGGTCATGCAGGGCATCAAGCGCCCATGGCATGTCGGCATATTGTGGGACCTTGACGACCGGGTGGCGCGGCCGCTGATCGACATGCTGGCCAGAGACAAAAACCTCGTCGTCGGCGACAACGAGCCCTATGACGGCGCGCTGCGTGGCGACACCATGTTCAAGCATGCCATTGTCAATGGCTACGCCCACGCATTGATCGAGATCCGCCAGGACCTGATATCAGACCAGAAGGGCGCGATCGCCTGGGCCGAGCGCCTGGCACCGATCGTTGACGCGATCAACCGCCGTCCCGATATACATGTCGTGAAGATGTTTGGCTCGCGCACCGGGCCGGTGTGA
- a CDS encoding SDR family oxidoreductase, producing MTKIAILGANGRLGRVVGKAFIDAGFDVRAVTRTGKVPAELKGATAVAGDALDRQSLTRATEGVDIIFNGLNPIYTDWGKCLPMAENVMAACHANGALHLFPGTVYNYGSPMPAVITEDTPFHPTTEKGRIRCAMEDLFRSEAEAGRVRTIILRAGDFFGGTGSGSWFDLVVAAKIGKGTYTAPGPVDLVHEWAYLPDFAVGFVALAKNLDKLGPYESLNFPGHAVTDLQIKAAAEKAVGRPLKMTSMPWWVLRAGSPFVAMWREIVSMSYLRFEPHQLASTRLEGIIGEIPHTPLDQAVAAALQDIGIATVNGASKAA from the coding sequence ATGACCAAGATCGCAATCCTCGGCGCCAATGGCCGCCTCGGCCGCGTCGTCGGCAAGGCTTTTATCGATGCCGGCTTCGACGTCCGCGCTGTCACCCGCACCGGCAAGGTGCCGGCCGAACTCAAGGGCGCCACGGCGGTTGCCGGCGACGCGCTGGACCGCCAATCGCTGACCCGCGCCACCGAGGGCGTCGACATCATCTTCAACGGCCTCAACCCGATCTACACCGACTGGGGCAAGTGCCTGCCGATGGCCGAAAACGTCATGGCCGCTTGCCATGCCAACGGCGCGCTGCATCTCTTCCCCGGCACCGTCTACAATTACGGCTCGCCGATGCCGGCGGTGATCACGGAAGACACGCCGTTCCACCCGACGACAGAGAAGGGCCGCATCCGCTGCGCCATGGAAGACCTGTTCCGCAGCGAGGCCGAGGCCGGCCGCGTCCGCACCATCATTCTGCGGGCCGGCGACTTCTTCGGCGGCACCGGCAGCGGCTCCTGGTTCGACCTGGTCGTCGCCGCCAAGATCGGCAAGGGCACCTACACCGCACCCGGCCCGGTCGACCTCGTGCATGAATGGGCCTATCTGCCGGATTTCGCCGTTGGCTTCGTCGCACTGGCGAAGAATCTCGACAAGCTCGGCCCCTATGAGTCGCTGAACTTTCCGGGCCACGCGGTCACCGATCTGCAGATCAAGGCGGCCGCCGAGAAGGCCGTCGGCCGTCCGCTCAAGATGACCTCGATGCCCTGGTGGGTGCTGCGCGCCGGCAGCCCGTTCGTGGCGATGTGGCGCGAGATCGTCTCGATGTCATATCTGCGCTTCGAGCCGCATCAACTGGCCTCGACCCGGCTGGAAGGCATCATCGGCGAGATTCCGCACACACCGCTCGATCAGGCGGTCGCCGCGGCCCTGCAAGACATCGGTATCGCCACCGTGAACGGCGCTTCGAAAGCTGCCTGA
- a CDS encoding DUF3309 family protein, producing the protein MPISTIVIIVLILVLIGAVPAWPHSRSWGYGPSGILGVVLVVVLVLLLMGRL; encoded by the coding sequence ATGCCGATCAGCACCATCGTCATCATCGTCCTGATCCTTGTCCTCATCGGCGCGGTGCCGGCGTGGCCGCATTCGCGCTCGTGGGGTTATGGACCGTCGGGCATTCTTGGCGTGGTACTGGTGGTTGTCCTGGTGTTGCTGCTGATGGGGCGGCTCTGA
- a CDS encoding efflux RND transporter periplasmic adaptor subunit encodes MPRIRFHKLAAIVVLIGFAAWMGTGEFSSVGSLAANKAKAAEVEQGKTPDASKPKAAEAEPKAPLRTVAVVTPPRKTYARAIRISGLTEADKRAVLATRVAGVIEKLPVKQGDHVKTGDLVLMLAAEEKISMRDNARQLVAQRQAELDASLRLMKTGNLPKLQLDTARSNLTLAQSQLDTAQAELDRNEVKAPFDGVIDRVPVELGSSVMQGGEVATILKLDPVIARGEISERDLGYLKIGDKANVRLVSGQTVEGTVRYISRDASSATRTFRVEVAIPNGDGSVPAGMTAEIQLSALPTDAVLLPRSVVTLGDKGDLGIRAVGKDNKVAFFPIDLVDDTPTGLVLGGIPADARIIVAGQELVKEGDEVKPVEADQATINKLIGEATGGTQ; translated from the coding sequence ATGCCGAGAATCAGGTTTCACAAGCTTGCAGCCATTGTTGTGCTCATTGGCTTCGCGGCCTGGATGGGGACAGGTGAGTTCTCGTCGGTCGGCAGCTTAGCGGCCAACAAGGCCAAGGCGGCCGAGGTCGAGCAGGGCAAGACGCCGGATGCGAGCAAGCCGAAGGCCGCTGAAGCCGAGCCGAAGGCGCCGTTGCGCACCGTCGCGGTGGTGACGCCGCCACGCAAGACCTATGCGCGCGCCATCCGCATCTCCGGGCTGACCGAGGCCGACAAGCGCGCCGTGCTTGCCACCCGCGTCGCCGGCGTCATCGAAAAGCTGCCGGTCAAGCAAGGCGATCACGTCAAGACCGGCGATCTGGTGCTGATGCTGGCCGCCGAGGAAAAGATCTCGATGCGCGACAATGCCAGGCAGCTTGTCGCGCAACGGCAAGCCGAGCTGGACGCGTCCCTGCGGCTGATGAAGACTGGCAATTTGCCCAAGCTGCAGCTCGACACCGCCCGCTCCAATCTGACCCTGGCGCAATCGCAGCTGGATACCGCGCAGGCCGAGCTTGACCGCAACGAAGTGAAGGCGCCCTTCGATGGCGTCATCGATCGCGTGCCGGTGGAACTCGGCAGTTCGGTGATGCAGGGCGGCGAGGTGGCGACCATCCTCAAGCTCGATCCGGTGATTGCGCGCGGCGAGATCAGCGAGCGCGACCTCGGCTATCTCAAGATCGGCGACAAGGCCAATGTGCGGCTGGTCAGCGGCCAGACCGTCGAAGGCACGGTGCGCTATATCAGCCGCGACGCATCGTCGGCGACCCGCACCTTCCGCGTCGAGGTTGCCATTCCCAATGGCGACGGCTCCGTGCCGGCCGGCATGACGGCGGAAATCCAGCTCAGCGCATTGCCGACCGACGCGGTCCTGCTGCCGCGTTCGGTGGTGACGCTGGGCGACAAGGGCGATCTCGGCATCCGCGCCGTCGGCAAGGACAACAAGGTGGCGTTCTTCCCGATCGATCTGGTCGATGACACGCCGACCGGCCTCGTGCTTGGCGGCATCCCGGCCGACGCGCGCATCATCGTTGCCGGCCAGGAGCTGGTGAAGGAAGGCGATGAGGTCAAGCCGGTCGAAGCCGACCAGGCGACCATCAACAAGCTGATCGGCGAAGCCACCGGCGGGACGCAGTAG
- a CDS encoding DUF1244 domain-containing protein — translation MTELSDEQKRDFEAAAFRRLVEHLRERNDVQNIDLMNLAGFCRNCLSNWYREAANAEGVDLGKDQSREIVYGMPYAEWQALNQTEASDAKKAEFEARRPKDH, via the coding sequence ATGACCGAACTCAGCGACGAGCAAAAGCGCGATTTCGAGGCCGCCGCCTTTCGGCGCCTGGTCGAGCACCTCAGAGAACGCAACGACGTGCAGAACATCGACCTGATGAATCTCGCCGGCTTCTGCCGCAACTGCCTGTCGAACTGGTACCGCGAGGCGGCGAACGCCGAGGGCGTCGACCTCGGCAAGGACCAGTCGCGCGAGATCGTCTACGGCATGCCCTATGCCGAGTGGCAGGCACTAAACCAGACCGAGGCCTCGGATGCCAAGAAGGCCGAATTTGAGGCCAGGCGGCCGAAGGATCACTAG
- a CDS encoding LysR family transcriptional regulator: MEDIDWNLIKSFVTVAETGSLSAAARKLSASQPTLGRHIGELEQALGVTLFRRGRSGYALTEAGATLFERGKAVSEQASGFSLLALGSVEAIEGTVRIAASEVVAAYVLPDMMARLGIEEPGIEVEIVASNQVENLLRRDADIAIRMVKPAQNELVARKVCDIALCACAATSYLDRRGRPLGPADLVDHALIGFDRGDEIIRGFNQHGIPVTRGSFRFRADNQIVLWEAVRAGNGIGLGQEPLADRDPLVEKVLPGLPLPDLPVWLAMHRDVRSSVRIRRVADFLHEELKRYSAGAGANSAR, encoded by the coding sequence ATGGAAGATATCGATTGGAACCTCATCAAGAGCTTCGTCACGGTCGCGGAAACCGGCAGCCTGTCGGCGGCCGCGCGCAAGCTGTCGGCCAGCCAGCCGACGCTTGGCCGTCACATCGGGGAACTGGAGCAGGCGCTCGGTGTCACCCTGTTCCGGCGCGGGCGAAGCGGCTATGCGCTGACGGAAGCCGGCGCCACGCTGTTCGAGCGCGGCAAGGCGGTGAGCGAACAGGCGAGCGGTTTTTCACTGCTGGCGCTGGGCTCGGTCGAGGCCATCGAGGGTACGGTACGCATTGCCGCCAGCGAGGTGGTGGCTGCCTATGTGCTGCCCGACATGATGGCGCGGCTCGGCATTGAGGAACCCGGCATCGAGGTTGAGATCGTCGCCTCGAACCAAGTCGAGAACCTGCTGCGCCGAGACGCCGACATCGCCATCCGCATGGTCAAGCCGGCGCAGAACGAGTTGGTGGCGCGCAAGGTCTGCGACATCGCGCTGTGCGCCTGCGCGGCGACATCCTATCTCGATCGGCGCGGCCGTCCGCTGGGACCGGCCGATCTCGTCGACCACGCGCTGATAGGTTTCGACCGCGGCGACGAAATAATCCGAGGCTTCAATCAGCATGGCATTCCGGTCACCCGTGGCAGTTTCCGCTTCAGGGCCGACAACCAGATCGTTTTATGGGAAGCGGTGCGGGCGGGAAACGGCATTGGCCTTGGCCAGGAGCCGCTTGCCGATCGCGATCCGCTGGTGGAGAAAGTGCTGCCCGGCCTGCCGCTGCCTGACTTGCCGGTGTGGCTGGCCATGCATCGCGACGTGCGCAGCAGCGTGCGCATCCGCCGCGTGGCTGACTTTCTCCACGAGGAGCTGAAACGCTATTCGGCGGGTGCTGGTGCGAATTCGGCGCGGTGA
- a CDS encoding MFS transporter has product MNAPNAMQTAIRGRWAVAAIFLANGFLTGSWAPQIPVFLTRLDITKFTLGLLILLFGVGAVAAMSWCGHLISRHGSRTVLRWFALCGSLGLLVVALAPNVPLAAIAMVIFGGSIGGMDVAMNANAVVVERKLSRAIMSSSHGFWSLGGFAGGGLGGFAIQHYGHLAHAAVVTVLAFAVIAFAVGHLVAEDKPQAAEHHKFALPANPLVYLIGLMALLTMISEGAVLDWAALYLRQELGADLAVAGLAYAAFSGVMAIMRFFGDGVRNRFGAVTTLRGSAVVAAAGMLIAGLSPSPWLAIAAFALCGFGIANMVPIIFSAGGNQEGMSSGTGMSVVTTMGYSGILVAPSAIGFVAEHSSFGPIFIAMSVLLIVVLLMAGLAHRAEFAPAPAE; this is encoded by the coding sequence ATGAACGCGCCAAACGCCATGCAGACTGCCATTCGCGGGCGATGGGCCGTGGCGGCCATTTTCCTCGCTAATGGCTTCCTGACCGGCAGCTGGGCGCCGCAGATCCCGGTGTTCCTGACCCGGCTCGACATCACCAAGTTCACGCTCGGCCTGCTGATCCTCTTGTTCGGCGTCGGCGCCGTCGCCGCGATGAGCTGGTGCGGCCATCTGATCTCCAGACATGGCTCGCGCACCGTGCTGCGCTGGTTCGCCCTTTGCGGCAGCCTTGGCCTGCTGGTCGTAGCGCTGGCGCCCAACGTGCCGCTGGCGGCGATTGCCATGGTCATTTTCGGCGGCTCGATCGGCGGCATGGATGTCGCCATGAATGCCAATGCAGTGGTGGTGGAGCGAAAATTGTCGCGCGCGATCATGTCTTCCTCGCACGGCTTCTGGAGCCTTGGCGGTTTCGCCGGAGGCGGCCTCGGCGGCTTTGCCATCCAGCACTACGGCCATCTCGCCCACGCCGCGGTGGTGACAGTGCTTGCCTTCGCGGTGATCGCGTTTGCCGTCGGCCATCTGGTCGCCGAGGACAAGCCGCAGGCGGCCGAGCATCATAAATTCGCCCTACCGGCAAACCCGTTGGTCTACCTGATCGGGCTGATGGCGTTGCTGACGATGATCTCCGAAGGCGCGGTACTCGATTGGGCAGCGCTGTATCTCAGGCAGGAACTCGGTGCCGACCTTGCCGTCGCCGGTCTGGCCTACGCCGCCTTCTCCGGCGTCATGGCGATCATGCGCTTCTTCGGCGACGGCGTGCGCAACCGTTTTGGCGCGGTGACGACGCTGCGTGGCTCGGCTGTTGTCGCTGCCGCCGGCATGCTGATCGCCGGCCTGTCACCCTCCCCCTGGCTCGCCATCGCCGCCTTTGCCCTGTGCGGCTTTGGCATCGCCAATATGGTGCCGATCATCTTTTCGGCAGGCGGCAACCAGGAAGGCATGTCGTCTGGAACCGGCATGAGCGTCGTCACCACCATGGGCTATTCCGGCATTCTGGTGGCGCCGTCGGCGATCGGCTTCGTCGCCGAGCATTCCAGCTTCGGCCCGATCTTCATCGCCATGTCGGTGCTGCTGATTGTCGTCTTGCTGATGGCGGGCCTCGCTCACCGCGCCGAATTCGCACCAGCACCCGCCGAATAG